GCGACGGTCGTCGAAGCGCAGGTCAGCGAATTGCGGCAGCGAATGCAGCGCGACGACGACGATTGAGCGGCATGGCGGCCGGGCGGGGCGCTCGACGGCCCCGGCGCGCGCCGCAGGCCGCCTGTCTCGGGGCGCCGCGCGCGTGCGTTCGCTCGAGCGTGCCGAGCGCCGCGCTTCGATGTCGCGCCCCGAATCACGGGATCGTCAGGCAAGCGGCATGAAGACGCCTGCGGATGCCGCTGCATTCCGCAGGCGTTTTTTGTCCGCTCGGCGGTGTGCTGCACGCGGCGCCGCTGTGGCCGCGTGCGCCGCCGCATTACTTCGGCTGCATCCGAATCGCGCCGTCTAGGCGGATGACCTCGCCGTTGAGCATCGGGTTCTCGAAGATCTGCCTGACGAGCATCGCGTATTCGGCCGGCTTGCCGAGGCGCGGCGGGAACGGCACCATCGCGCCGAGCGCGTCCTGCACTTCCTGCGGCATGCCGAGCAGCATCGGCGTTTCGAAGATGCCGGGCGCGATCGTCATCACGCGAATCGCATTGCGCGACAGGTCGCGCGCGATGGGCAGCGTCATGCCGGCGACGCCCGCCTTCGACGCCGCGTACGCGGCCTGGCCGATCTGGCCGTCGAACGCGGCGACCGACGCGGTGCTGACGATCACGCCGCGCTCGCCGGTTGGCGCCGGCTCGTTCGCGGCCATCGCAGCGGCCGCGACGCGAATCATGTTGAACGTGCCGATCAGGTTCACGGTGATCGTCTTCGCGAACAGCTCGAGCGGGTGCGGGCCGTCCTTGCCGACCGTTTTCGCCGCGGGCGCGATGCCCGCGCAGTTGACGAGCCCGCGCAGCGTGCCGAGCTTCGTCGCGGCGGCGACGGCCGCCTGCGCGTCTTCCTCGCGCGCGACGTCGCACCGGACGAACACGCCGCCCAGCTCGCGCGCGAGCGCTTCGCCCGCGTCCTGATTCAGGTCCGCGAGCACGACCTTGCCGCCTGCTTCGGTCAGCAGGCGCGCGGTGCCCGCTCCGAGCCCGGATGCGCCGCCCGTGATCAGGAAGACGTTGTCGCGAATCTCCATGTTTGCTCCTTCTCCTTGGATTGATTGGAATGAATGTCGATCGAATGTCGTGAAGCGCGCGTTGCGACGATTGTACGAGCGAGCGCGGAAGCCCGGCGCGAAGCGAACGACCGGACGAAAAAAAACCGCCCGGAGAGGGCGGTTCTTTCGTCATCGTGGCGCGGGATGCGCGGCGCGCGCCGGGCGCGATTCACTTCAGCGCGTCGAACACGCGCGCGCGGATTTCGTCGACGGCGCCGAGGCCGGAGATCTTCCGGTACGCGGGCGCCTTCAGGCCGTTCTCCTCGCCGCGCGTCGCCCAGTCGCCGTAATACGTGATGAGCGGCTTCGTCTGCGCTTCGTACACGTCGAGGCGCTTCTTCACCGTTTCTTCCTTGTCGTCGTCGCGCTGAATCAGCGGCTCGCCCGTCACGTCGTCCTTGCCCTCGACCTTCGGCGGGTTGAACTTCACGTGGTACGTGCGTCCCGACGCCGGGTGCGTGCGGCGGCCGCTCATCCGCTCGATGATTTCCGAGAACGGCACGTCGATCTCGAGCACGTAGTCGATCGCGACGCCCGCTTCCTTCATCGCGTCGGCCTGCGCGATCGTGCGCGGGAAGCCGTCGAACAGGTAGCCGTTCGCGCAGTCCGCTTCCTTCAGGCGCTCCTTGACGAGGCCGATGATCAGCGAATCCGGCACGAGCTTGCCTTCATCCATGTACGCCTTCGCTTCGACGCCGAGCGGCGTGCCGGCCTTCACGGCGGCGCGCAGCATGTCGCCCGTCGAGATTTGCGGAATGCCGAACTTTTCCTTGATGAAGTTTGCCTGGGTGCCCTTTCCCGCGCCGGGCGCGCCCAACAGGATCAAACGCATGGTGATATCTCCGGTATGTGAATGCTCTGGTGCGAGACGCTACGGGACCCGCTGCGCGGCTCGGCGGTTCTGCAGCAAGCGCGATCGGCCGGTCTGACTGCGGCGGGTCGAATGCGACGCGCGGCGGCCGGCGAATGTCGGGCTTGGGGTGAATCTCGGTGAGCGGCGCGGGCGGATCGCTCGCACAATCGCCCGATTATGC
Above is a window of Burkholderia thailandensis E264 DNA encoding:
- the adk gene encoding adenylate kinase; translation: MRLILLGAPGAGKGTQANFIKEKFGIPQISTGDMLRAAVKAGTPLGVEAKAYMDEGKLVPDSLIIGLVKERLKEADCANGYLFDGFPRTIAQADAMKEAGVAIDYVLEIDVPFSEIIERMSGRRTHPASGRTYHVKFNPPKVEGKDDVTGEPLIQRDDDKEETVKKRLDVYEAQTKPLITYYGDWATRGEENGLKAPAYRKISGLGAVDEIRARVFDALK
- a CDS encoding SDR family NAD(P)-dependent oxidoreductase, which produces MEIRDNVFLITGGASGLGAGTARLLTEAGGKVVLADLNQDAGEALARELGGVFVRCDVAREEDAQAAVAAATKLGTLRGLVNCAGIAPAAKTVGKDGPHPLELFAKTITVNLIGTFNMIRVAAAAMAANEPAPTGERGVIVSTASVAAFDGQIGQAAYAASKAGVAGMTLPIARDLSRNAIRVMTIAPGIFETPMLLGMPQEVQDALGAMVPFPPRLGKPAEYAMLVRQIFENPMLNGEVIRLDGAIRMQPK